In the Ipomoea triloba cultivar NCNSP0323 chromosome 6, ASM357664v1 genome, one interval contains:
- the LOC116023113 gene encoding GRAS family protein RAM1-like → MMLNTLCGSMGSLSSEVGNLKIEEEPASSSSVKRENSSLLSSSSSCSTLQQQHQLDKVPVPAPSDYEDHSSVVVNGISFPPAVKFEDIGIDDQSYWESFFADQLEGDFMISSPVRSNNMAASPQVSSFMNDVQMMITSPVRNCYHHHQNGMMMMSPLGPGHNNKGKGLSPLHRVFNSPNAQHLMQMQTHDFSHLPALDNLLDFDDNHDFSLKHLPASSSVLSESLFHSSSSCSASVSSVQAPPLGSCSHQEADDDIIYRTTTGSLHIAPLSHQLREERNQEQQHHHNNNNITRSGQHLHSAPLVLPLSAPPADLQEEEEEEQDSGLQLLHLLLVCAEAVSKENYMLARRYLHHLNRVVTPLGDSMQRVASCFTEALSARLAATLASASAKSITSNRPFNPPYPPNSLEILKIYQILYQACPYVKFAHFTANQAIFEAFEAEERVHVIDLDILQGYQWPAFMQALAARPGGAPFLRITGVGPSPEAVRETGRCLTELAHSLHVPFEFHPVGEELQDLKPHMFNRRVGEALAVNAVNRLHRVPPNCMGNLLGMIRDQAPNIVTIVEQEANHNGPYFLGRFLEALHYYSAIFDSLDATFPADSSQRAKVEQYIFAQEIWNIVACEGAERVYRHERLERWRRVMEGKGFKGVPLSANAVTQSNILLGLYSCDGYRLTEDKGCLLLGWQDRPILAASAWRC, encoded by the exons ATGATGCTAAACACTCTGTGTGGGAGCATGGGAAGTTTGAGCAGTGAGGTGGGGAACCTAAAGATTGAGGAGGAACCAGCCAGCAGCAGCAGCGTAAAGCGTGAAAATTCATCATTGCTGTCTTCGTCGTCGTCTTGTTCTACTCTGCAGCAGCAGCATCAATTGGACAAGGTTCCTGTCCCTGCACCATCCGATTATGAAGACCACAGTAGCGTTGTTGTTAATGGCATCAGCTTTCCCCCTGCCGTCAAATTCGAGGACATCGGGATTGATGATCAGTCATACTGGGAGTCGTTTTTCGCGGATCAGCTTGAGGGGGATTTTATGATCTCTTCCCCTGTTAGGAGCAATAATATggccgcctctcctcaggtttccAGCTTTATGAACGATGTTCAGATGATGATCACGTCTCCGGTCAGGAACTGCTATCATCACCATCAGAatgggatgatgatgatgtctCCTCTTGGCCCCGGCCACAACAACAAAGGCAAAGGGTTGAGCCCACTCCACCGGGTATTCAACTCTCCCAACGCCCAACACTTGATGCAAATGCAAACCCATGACTTCTCCCACCTCCCCGCTCTCGACAACTTGCTAGATTTTGACGACAACCATGATTTCTCCTTAAAGCACCTCCCTGCATCAAGCAGCGTTCTATCGGAGTCCTTGttccattcttcttcttcttgttccgCCTCGGTATCATCGGTCCAAGCTCCACCACTAGGTAGCTGCTCACACCAAGAAGCAGATGATGACATAATTTACCGGACCACTACTGGATCCCTCCATATCGCACCTTTGTCGCACCAACTACGAGAGGAGCGCAACCAAGAACAACAGCAccaccataataataataatattacacgtAGTGGACAACACCTCCACTCTGCACCCTTAGTTCTTCCTCTCTCTGCTCCTCCCGCCGACctccag gaggaggaggaggaggagcaaGACAGTGGATTGCAACTGTTGCACCTTCTGTTAGTGTGTGCAGAAGCAGTATCCAAAGAGAATTACATGTTAGCTCGGAGATACCTCCACCACCTGAACCGAGTGGTGACGCCCCTCGGAGACTCCATGCAACGCGTTGCGTCTTGTTTCACCGAGGCCTTGAGTGCAAGACTAGCTGCCACTCTCGCCTCTGCCTCAGCCAAATCCATCACCTCCAATAGGCCCTTCAACCCTCCCTACCCTCCAAACTCCCTGGAGATCCTCAAGATCTATCAGATCCTTTACCAGGCTTGCCCCTACGTCAAGTTCGCCCATTTTACTGCTAATCAGGCAATCTTCGAGGCATTTGAGGCTGAAGAGCGGGTGCACGTAATCGACCTTGATATACTCCAAGGCTACCAGTGGCCGGCTTTCATGCAGGCCTTAGCAGCCAGGCCCGGCGGAGCCCCGTTTCTCCGGATCACCGGAGTGGGGCCCTCCCCGGAAGCAGTCCGAGAGACGGGTCGATGCTTGACAGAGCTAGCCCATTCCCTCCACGTCCCTTTTGAATTCCACCCGGTGGGAGAGGAGCTGCAAGACTTAAAGCCCCACATGTTTAACCGGAGGGTGGGGGAGGCGTTGGCGGTGAACGCGGTGAACCGCCTCCACCGGGTTCCGCCAAACTGCATGGGGAACTTGTTAGGCATGATCAGAGACCAGGCGCCCAACATCGTGACCATCGTGGAACAAGAAGCGAATCACAACGGGCCGTACTTCTTGGGGCGGTTCCTGGAGGCGCTGCATTACTACTCCGCAATCTTCGACTCGCTGGACGCGACTTTCCCGGCGGATTCTTCCCAGAGGGCGAAGGTGGAGCAGTACATATTCGCGCAGGAGATATGGAACATAGTGGCCTGCGAGGGAGCGGAGAGAGTGTATCGGCACGAGCGGCTTGAGAGGTGGAGGAGAGTGATGGAGGGGAAAGGGTTCAAAGGGGTGCCGCTCAGCGCCAACGCGGTCACGCAGTCAAACATATTGTTGGGTTTGTATTCTTGCGATGGCTACAGGTTGACGGAGGATAAAGGTTGCTTGCTCTTGGGGTGGCAGGACAGACCCATTCTTGCTGCGTCTGCATGGCGAtgttga
- the LOC116023114 gene encoding membrane-anchored ubiquitin-fold protein 4, giving the protein MPEEDLVELKFRLYDGSDIGPFRYSPASTVAMLKERIVAEWPKDKKIAPKAANDVKLISAGKILENSKTVGQCKMPFGELPKGVITMHAVVQPSVAKAKSEKKIEEAPKKNMCSCSIL; this is encoded by the exons ATGCCGGAGGAGGATTTGGTAGAGCTCAAGTTTCGGTTGTACGATGGATCGGATATTGGTCCGTTTCGGTATTCCCCCGCTTCTACTGTAGCTATGCTTAAGGAGAGAATCGTTGCCGAATGGCCTAAAG ATAAAAAAATTGCACCCAAGGCAGCAAATGATGTAAAATTGATCAGCGCTGGGAAAATTTTAGAAAACAGCAAGACTGTTGGTCAGTGCAAGATGCCTTTTGGAGAGCTACCTAAAGGTGTAATTACCATGCATGCTGTTGTACAGCCATCTGTAGCTAAAGCAAAATCAG AAAAGAAGATCGAGGAGGCTCCAAAGAAAAACATGTGTTCGTGCTCGATATTGTGA
- the LOC116023223 gene encoding probable RNA-binding protein EIF1AD: MTRGRKNLKRAAKEKTAILQQGQSIMQVIDLRGSNLIEVMDANGEKSLAIFPAKFQKSMWIKRGNFVVVDESGREEAMESGRKVGCIVTQVLFYDQVREYQKSPEWPEIFKSAAVETSRENFVSHTSQTQDTENSSDDDGLPPLEANTNRLKPFQSESETESDSEADS; encoded by the exons ATGACAAGAGGAAGAAAGAATTTGAAGAGGGCTGCGAAAGAAAAAACTGCAATCCTTCAACAAGGCCAAAGCATTATGCAAGTAATTGACCTCCGTGGCTCCAATCTAATCGAG GTAATGGATGCAaatggtgaaaagtcattagCAATTTTCCCAGCTAAGTTTCAAAAGAGCATGTGGATTAAAAGAG GGAACTTTGTTGTAGTCGATGAGAGTGGGAGAGAGGAGGCTATGGAGTCAGGTAGAAAAGTGGGTTGCATTGTTACACAGGTGCTCTTCTATGATCAAGTTCGTGAGTATCAAAAGTCTCCAGAATG GCCTGAGATCTTCAAATCTGCAGCAGTAGAAACTTCCAGGGAAAATTTTGTGAGTCACACTTCTCAGACACAAGATACTGAAAACTCGAGCGATGATGACGGACTTCCTCCATTAGAAGCCAATACCAACAGACTAAAGCCTTTCCAATCAGAATCAGAGACGGAATCGGATTCCGAGGCTGATTCCTGA
- the LOC116022708 gene encoding regulation of nuclear pre-mRNA domain-containing protein 1A, translating to MGSTFNPQILVEKLAKLNSSQQSIETLSHWCIFHMNKAKQVVETWDRQFHSAPREQRLAFLYLANDILQNSRRKGSEFVGEFWKVLPGALRKVIDNGDEFGRNAGLRLIDIWEERKVFGSRGQILKEEFAGKHGDTSNRNGKPSGFRLRPSAGNGLDKIVSSYHVLYGGQLDEDGILTRCRNAINSVDKIDKEIGGDLNSGHLNGSGFAHELKGQQTMLRECIEQLMMVESSRANLVSQLREALREQEYKLELVRSELQAAQSHSEQATNICKRLVNGDNAMQILGEHGRKDGPTSQAPPRSFVSGSGDQSAPVTYTRQVSFGEKAGRLEEDPKSAAAAVAAKLTASTSSAQMLTYVLSSLASEGMIGSNQMKESATDYPAEKRAKLENEHSAYVPQNPQTTLSFSQPVSSPELIPNEQPPPPSSPPPMPPLPPMQPYPQYLQNPNGAFTFATSLEPPAAAYPQAVPPMNGLAPYSAPPANAFQVYQPPDSGFYTPQSTLPMAPAGRQ from the exons ATGGGCAGCACTTTTAATCCTCAGATTTTGGTTGAAAAGCTGGCTAAGCTCAACAGTTCACAACAAAGCATCGAGA CTCTATCACATTGGTGTATTTTTCACATGAATAAAGCAAAACAAGTTGTTGAAACCTGGGATCGACAGTTTCATTCCGCTCCACGTGAGCAGCGTTTGGCTTTTCTCTATCTTGCAAATGATATTCTCCAAAATAGCAGGCGGAAGGGTTCAGAGTTTGTGGGTGAGTTTTGGAAGGTTCTTCCAGGGGCACTGCGCAAAGTTATTGATAATGGGGATGAATTTGGAAGGAATGCCGGATTGCGGCTG ATTGATATATGGGAGGAGAGAAAAGTATTTGGCTCTCGAGGACAGATTCTCAAAGAAGAGTTTGCTGGGAAGCATGGTGATACTAGCAATAGAAATGGGAAACCGTCTGGATTCAGACTG AGGCCTTCTGCTGGAAATGGATTGGACAAAATAGTTTCAAGTTATCATGTGCTTTATGGAGGGCAACTGGATGAAGATGGTATACTAACTAGATGTAGGAATGCAATTAACTCAGTCGACAAAATTGACAAGGAAATCGGAGGTGACCTTAACTCAG ggcaCCTTAATGGATCTGGATTTGCACATGAGCTTAAGGGGCAGCAGACGATGTTGAGGGAGTGTATTGAGCAGCTAATGATGGTTGAATCGTCTAGAGCAAACCTTGTCTCGCAGCTTAGGGAGGCTCTAAGGGAACAG GAATATAAATTGGAACTTGTCCGTAGTGAACTTCAG GCTGCTCAGTCACATTCGGAACAGGCAACCAATATTTGCAAACGGTTGGTGAATGGTGACAATGCTATGCAAATATTGGGCGAGCATGGGCGAAAAGATGGTCCCACCTCCCAAGCTCCTCCTCGCAGTTTTGTATCTGGAAGTGGAGACCAATCAGCACCCGTGACATACACTCGTCAGGTATCTTTTGGCGAAAAAGCTGGCCGCCTCGAAGAAGATCCCAAGTCTGCAGCAGCTGCAGTGGCTGCAAAGCTTACGGCTTCGACATCTTCTGCCCAGATGTTGACTTATGTGCTTTCCTCTCTTGCATCGGAGGGCATGATTGGCAGCAATCAAATGAAGGAATCTGCCACCGATTACCCGGCTGAGAAAAGGGCAAAGcttgaaaatgaacattcaGCGTATGTTCCCCAGAACCCTCAAACAACACTTTCATTTTCACAACCCGTCTCCTCCCCGGAATTGATTCCTAATGAACAACCACCTCCGCCTTCATCTCCCCCTCCAATGCCCCCTCTGCCTCCAATGCAACCATATCCTCAGTATTTGCAGAACCCTAATGGTGCATTCACTTTCGCAACATCCCTAGAGCCGCCAGCAGCAGCATATCCCCAGGCCGTACCTCCAATGAATGGTCTCGCACCTTATTCAGCTCCCCCCGCAAATGCTTTTCAGGTTTATCAGCCACCCGATAGTGGTTTCTATACACCACAATCGACATTGCCAATGGCACCTGCCGGCCGCCAGTAA